The Streptomyces sp. NBC_00576 genome contains the following window.
CTTCCCGCATCTCACCGTGACGGAGAACCTGACGCTGCCGCAACGCCGGGTGCTGAAGCGGGACAAGGCTCAGGCGGCGCGGGTGGCCGCGGAGAACCTGGAGCGGGTGGGCCTGTCGGAGAAGGCCGACGCGTACCCGTCGTCCCTCTCCGGCGGCCAGCAGCAACGGGTCGCCATCGCAAGGGCGTTGGCGATGGGCCCGGAGGTCATGCTGTTCGACGAGCCGACGTCGGCACTCGACCCCGAGCTGGTGGGGGACGTACTGGCGGTGATGCGCAGACTCGCGAACGAGGGCATGACGATGATGGTCGTCACACACGAGATGACGTTCGCCCGCGAGGTCGCCGACCGGGTCGTCTTCATGGACGGCGGAGTGATCGTCGAGGACGGCCCCCCGGACCGGGTCATCACCAACCCGAGCCACGAACGCACCCGCCACTTCCTCTCCCGCCTGCTGGATCCGGCGATGGCGGACGTGGAGGAGGAGACCTCGGACCAGGTGGGCGACGCGGCTGACTAAGGTGCCGTCCATGAGCGATCAGACGGTGCTGCAGGTGAAGGGACGGGTGCTGGTCGGCCCGGAGGAGATCCGCGACGAGCTGTGGGTGGTCGGCGGCAGGATCACGTACGACCGACCGCCCGGCGCCCGTGACATCCGCACGGTGGAGGGCTGGGCGCTGCCCGGTCTGGTCGACGCGCACTGTCATGTGGGCCTGGGGCCGCACGGCGCGGTGCCCGAGGACGCGGCGGAGAAACAGGCGCTGACGGACCGGGACGCCGGCACCCTCCTCATCCGGGACGCGGGCTCGCCGTCGGACACCCGCTGGGCCGACGCCCGCGAGGACCTCCCGAAGATCATCAGGGCGGGCCGGCACATCGCCCGCACCCGCCGCTACATCCGGGGCTTCGCGCACGAGATCGAGCCGGACGACCTGGTGGCGTACGTCGCCCAGGAGGCCACGCGCGGCGGCGGCTGGGTCAAGCTGGTGGGGGACTGGCTGGACCGCGGCACCGGCGACCTCTCCGCCTGCTGGCCGCGCGAGACCGTGGAGGCGGCGATCGCGGAGGCCCACCGCTTGGGCGCGCGGGTCACGGCCCACTGCTTCGCGGAGGACTCCCTGCGGGACCTGGTTGAGGCGGGCATCGACTGCATCGAACATGCGACAGGCCTGACCGAGGACACGATCCCCCTGTTCGCCTCACGCGGCGTGGCGATCGTCCCGACCCTGGTGAACATCGCGACGTTCCCGAACCTCGCGGCAGCCGGCGACACCAAGTTCCCGACCTGGTCGGCCCACATGCGTCGGCTGCACGAACGCCGCTACGACACGGTGCGTTCCGCGTACGACGCGGGGATTCCGGTGTACGTCGGCACGGACGCGGGGGGCACGTTGCCGCACGGGCTGGTCGCGGCGGAGGTGGCCGAGCTGACCAAGGCCGGCATTCCGGCGGTGGAGGCGTTGTCGGCGACGACGTGGGGCGCGCGGGAGTGGCTGGGGCGGCCCGGGCTGACGGAGGGGGCGGCGGCGGACCTGGTGGTGTACGAGAGCGATCCGCGGGCGGACGTACGGGTGTTGGGGGCGCCGCTGCGGGTGGTGCTGAACGGGCGGGTCGTGGGTTGACCCGGGTGAATGTGAAGAACATCTGTG
Protein-coding sequences here:
- a CDS encoding amidohydrolase family protein: MSDQTVLQVKGRVLVGPEEIRDELWVVGGRITYDRPPGARDIRTVEGWALPGLVDAHCHVGLGPHGAVPEDAAEKQALTDRDAGTLLIRDAGSPSDTRWADAREDLPKIIRAGRHIARTRRYIRGFAHEIEPDDLVAYVAQEATRGGGWVKLVGDWLDRGTGDLSACWPRETVEAAIAEAHRLGARVTAHCFAEDSLRDLVEAGIDCIEHATGLTEDTIPLFASRGVAIVPTLVNIATFPNLAAAGDTKFPTWSAHMRRLHERRYDTVRSAYDAGIPVYVGTDAGGTLPHGLVAAEVAELTKAGIPAVEALSATTWGAREWLGRPGLTEGAAADLVVYESDPRADVRVLGAPLRVVLNGRVVG
- a CDS encoding amino acid ABC transporter ATP-binding protein encodes the protein MNDGIKDVSVPEIEVRDLYKSFGDNEVLRGIDLRIGQGEVVCVIGPSGSGKSTLLRCVNLLEEPTKGQVFVGGTEVTHPDVDIDEVRRRIGMVFQQFNLFPHLTVTENLTLPQRRVLKRDKAQAARVAAENLERVGLSEKADAYPSSLSGGQQQRVAIARALAMGPEVMLFDEPTSALDPELVGDVLAVMRRLANEGMTMMVVTHEMTFAREVADRVVFMDGGVIVEDGPPDRVITNPSHERTRHFLSRLLDPAMADVEEETSDQVGDAAD